One genomic region from Gossypium hirsutum isolate 1008001.06 chromosome D13, Gossypium_hirsutum_v2.1, whole genome shotgun sequence encodes:
- the LOC107894962 gene encoding uncharacterized protein, translated as MGFAFAYRLILVVAVASVLGISLANKDWGSPNSNYTGWGWGWGWGWGSSKSNHTGQGFNNHPVNETQGPKKIIVGGSENWHFGFNYSDWAFNNAPFYFNDTLVFKYDPPSNTTFPHSVYLFSDRWSYLNCDLKRAKMVANATQGGGEGFEFVLKRWTPYYFACGERNGFHCKVGGMRFMVMPLFRWHY; from the exons ATGGGTTTCGCATTTGCATATCGACTTATCTTAGTCGTGGCAGTTGCTTCCGTGTTGGGAATAAGCCTGGCAAATAAAGACTGGGGCTCCCCTAATTCCAACTACACTGGTTGGGGCTGGGGCTGGGGCTGGGGCTGGGGCTCCTCGAAGTCTAACCACACTGGTCAAGGCTTTAATAACCATCCCGTGAATGAAACTCAAGGACCCAAAAAGATAATTGTTGGTGGATCAGAAAACTGGCATTTCGGCTTCAACTACTCCGATTGGGCATTCAACAATGCACCATTTTACTTCAACGATACTCTAG TGTTCAAGTACGATCCACCAAGCAACACCACATTCCCTCACAGTGTTTACTTGTTCTCTGACCGATGGAGCTACTTGAATTGCGACTTAAAGAGAGCGAAGATGGTGGCAAATGCAACCCAAGGCGGTGGCGAAGGATTCGAGTTTGTGCTGAAGAGGTGGACACCCTATTACTTTGCTTGTGGTGAACGTAATGGCTTCCATTGTAAGGTCGGAGGCATGAGGTTCATGGTGATGCCACTCTTTCGTTGGCATTACTAG